A single region of the Halorubrum depositum genome encodes:
- a CDS encoding nitric-oxide reductase large subunit — protein MELTRKTIAKVIVAAFLPNLVVMGAGAWFAYQEAPPIPEEVVGPDGDAVATGESIRDGKAAFQQYGLMNHGSILGNGAYYGEDYTADTLDLKAAHMREYYAREEYGTGYDSLDASERAGIDQTVRDDLDSAHDGGAIEYSAAEVYAHERVRETYVERYHEGDHDRGVPVGMIESREGAEEFADFALWTAWFSHTDRPGSDNSYTNEWPYSPPAGNDATGAAMVWSVIAMVLLVGAAGAAILLYKSVKLPEPSAEGISVPEPGDVSVFPSQRAALRFVPVAAGLFLAQVLLGGLLAHFYIERAGFFGIEELFGVHILQLLPFAIAKTWHIDLGILWIASTWLGAGLFLPPLLTGHEPRNQARYVNVLLGALVVVVGGGMAGIWLGANGYLPGELWWLLGNEGLEYLEVGKVWQGGLLVGFVLWAVLAVRGLKPLLDREPIYGLAHMILYAGGSITLLFVAGFLFTPSTNIAVTEFWRWWVVHMWVEGAFEFFIVAIIGLTLVSMNLLTRRSAEKAVMLQALLVMGTGVIGVSHHYWWVGMPDYWVPIGSVFSTLELLPLIFILYEAIGQYRAMTGSGGFPYTLPFMFIVASGVWNFVGAGVLGFFINLPLVNYYEHGTYLTVGHAHAAMFGAFGFLALGMVAYMLQLSIDPDRWDGSWLRASFWLWNVGLALMVFVSVLPVGFLQLDVAFTESYAAARSLAFYERPLVQALFWARLPGDTLLILGTVVYAADVVRKRFVLRRSEDDPTVDDMAVAEGIVGGDDD, from the coding sequence ATGGAGCTCACACGGAAGACTATCGCGAAGGTCATCGTCGCGGCGTTCCTGCCCAACCTGGTCGTGATGGGCGCCGGGGCGTGGTTCGCGTATCAGGAGGCGCCGCCCATTCCCGAGGAGGTGGTCGGCCCCGACGGCGACGCGGTCGCGACCGGCGAGTCGATCCGGGACGGGAAGGCGGCGTTCCAGCAGTACGGACTGATGAACCACGGGTCGATCCTCGGCAACGGCGCGTACTACGGCGAGGACTACACCGCCGACACGCTCGACCTGAAGGCCGCGCACATGCGCGAGTACTACGCGCGGGAGGAGTACGGGACCGGCTACGACTCGCTCGACGCCTCTGAGCGGGCGGGGATCGACCAGACGGTCCGCGACGACCTCGACAGCGCGCACGACGGCGGGGCGATCGAGTACTCCGCCGCGGAGGTGTACGCCCACGAGCGGGTGCGCGAGACGTACGTCGAGCGGTACCACGAGGGCGACCACGACCGGGGCGTCCCCGTCGGGATGATCGAGTCTCGCGAGGGGGCCGAGGAGTTCGCCGACTTCGCGCTGTGGACGGCGTGGTTCTCCCACACCGACCGGCCCGGATCCGACAACTCCTACACGAACGAGTGGCCATACTCGCCGCCCGCCGGCAACGACGCCACCGGCGCCGCGATGGTGTGGAGCGTGATCGCGATGGTGCTGCTCGTCGGCGCGGCCGGCGCCGCCATCCTGCTGTACAAGTCGGTGAAGCTCCCGGAGCCGTCGGCCGAGGGCATCTCGGTGCCGGAGCCGGGCGACGTGAGCGTCTTCCCGAGCCAGCGCGCGGCGCTCAGGTTCGTCCCCGTCGCCGCCGGATTGTTCCTCGCGCAGGTGTTGCTGGGCGGGTTGCTGGCGCATTTCTACATCGAACGCGCGGGCTTCTTCGGGATCGAGGAGCTGTTCGGCGTCCACATCCTCCAGCTGCTCCCCTTCGCCATCGCGAAGACGTGGCACATCGACCTCGGCATCCTCTGGATCGCGTCGACGTGGCTCGGCGCCGGGCTGTTCCTCCCGCCGCTCCTGACCGGCCACGAGCCGCGGAATCAGGCCCGGTACGTCAACGTCCTGCTGGGCGCGCTCGTGGTCGTGGTCGGCGGCGGGATGGCCGGCATCTGGCTCGGCGCCAACGGCTACCTCCCCGGCGAGCTCTGGTGGCTCCTCGGCAACGAGGGGTTGGAGTACCTCGAGGTCGGAAAGGTGTGGCAGGGCGGCCTGCTCGTGGGGTTCGTCCTCTGGGCCGTGCTCGCGGTCCGGGGACTCAAACCCCTGCTCGACCGCGAGCCGATATACGGGCTCGCGCACATGATCCTCTACGCGGGCGGCTCGATCACCCTGCTGTTCGTCGCCGGCTTCCTGTTCACGCCGTCGACGAACATCGCCGTCACGGAGTTCTGGCGGTGGTGGGTCGTCCACATGTGGGTCGAGGGCGCCTTCGAGTTCTTCATCGTCGCGATCATCGGGCTCACCTTGGTGTCGATGAACCTCCTCACCCGTCGCAGCGCCGAGAAGGCGGTGATGCTGCAGGCGCTGCTGGTGATGGGGACCGGCGTCATCGGCGTCTCCCACCACTACTGGTGGGTCGGGATGCCCGACTACTGGGTGCCGATCGGGAGCGTCTTCTCGACGCTGGAGCTGCTCCCGCTGATCTTCATCCTCTACGAGGCCATCGGTCAGTACCGGGCGATGACGGGCTCCGGCGGGTTCCCCTACACGCTCCCGTTCATGTTCATCGTCGCCAGCGGGGTGTGGAACTTCGTCGGCGCCGGGGTGCTCGGCTTCTTCATCAACCTCCCGCTCGTCAACTACTACGAGCACGGCACCTACCTCACCGTCGGTCACGCCCACGCGGCGATGTTCGGCGCCTTCGGGTTCCTCGCGCTCGGGATGGTCGCGTACATGCTCCAGCTGTCGATCGACCCCGACCGCTGGGACGGCTCGTGGCTCCGCGCCTCGTTCTGGCTCTGGAACGTCGGGCTCGCGCTGATGGTGTTCGTCTCAGTGCTCCCGGTCGGATTCCTCCAGCTCGACGTCGCGTTCACGGAGAGCTACGCCGCGGCTCGCAGCCTCGCGTTCTACGAGCGACCGCTCGTCCAGGCGCTGTTCTGGGCGCGGCTCCCGGGCGACACGCTGCTCATCCTCGGCACCGTCGTCTACGCCGCCGACGTGGTTCGGAAGCGCTTCGTGCTCCGGCGCTCCGAGGACGACCCGACCGTCGACGACATGGCCGTCGCGGAGGGGATCGTCGGCGGCGACGACGACTGA
- a CDS encoding BtpA/SgcQ family protein yields MEFEATFGTDAPVIGMVHLPPLPGAPKAPADGARAMRDALDRAAADARALDRGGVDGVMIENFGDAPFYPDDAPKHVVAAVTRAATAVAAETDLPIGVNVLRNDAEAALSVAAAVGADYVRVNVHTGARVTDQGIVQGKAHETLRLREALGVDVGIFADTDVKHSAPLSAEGHTAESFADTAERGLADAVVASGRGTGEETDPEALAAVVAERDAHGLDTPVLVGSGATAETVADALSVADGVIVGTALKEGGETTAPVDSERVAELVSRADEAR; encoded by the coding sequence ATGGAGTTCGAGGCCACCTTCGGCACGGACGCGCCGGTGATCGGCATGGTACACCTCCCGCCCCTCCCGGGCGCGCCGAAGGCGCCGGCGGACGGCGCCCGCGCGATGCGGGACGCGCTCGACCGCGCCGCGGCCGACGCCCGCGCCCTCGACCGCGGCGGCGTCGACGGGGTCATGATCGAGAACTTCGGCGACGCCCCCTTCTACCCCGACGACGCGCCGAAACACGTCGTCGCGGCGGTCACGCGCGCCGCGACCGCGGTCGCCGCCGAGACCGACCTCCCGATCGGGGTCAACGTCCTGCGGAACGACGCCGAGGCCGCGCTCTCCGTCGCGGCCGCGGTCGGCGCCGACTACGTCCGGGTGAACGTCCACACCGGCGCCCGCGTCACGGACCAGGGGATCGTGCAGGGGAAGGCCCACGAGACGCTCCGGCTCCGGGAGGCGCTCGGCGTCGACGTCGGGATATTCGCCGACACCGACGTGAAGCATTCCGCGCCGCTGTCGGCGGAGGGACACACCGCGGAGTCGTTCGCCGACACCGCCGAGCGCGGCCTCGCCGACGCCGTCGTCGCCTCCGGACGGGGGACCGGCGAGGAGACCGACCCGGAGGCGCTGGCGGCGGTCGTCGCCGAGCGCGACGCGCACGGGCTCGACACGCCGGTCCTCGTCGGGAGCGGAGCCACCGCCGAGACGGTCGCCGACGCCCTCTCGGTCGCCGACGGCGTCATCGTCGGCACGGCGCTCAAGGAGGGCGGCGAGACGACCGCTCCGGTCGACTCGGAGCGGGTCGCCGAACTCGTCTCGCGGGCGGACGAGGCGCGGTGA
- a CDS encoding DUF7124 domain-containing protein, translated as MSLDVDDDPATRSGELTLVLSLGAARRLADPAAAFAEARRWSRYVGIVANDADAVERFVREHGVENDYALRNWDKWGTLGDVYDEADTPRHVFVGTSPSDRRVATHVGFEYRPIREAAERADWELIEPRSVDDSGFIDRIRRAVNDRLR; from the coding sequence ATGAGCCTCGACGTCGACGACGACCCCGCGACCCGGAGCGGCGAGCTGACGCTCGTCCTCTCGCTCGGCGCGGCGCGGCGGCTCGCCGACCCCGCGGCGGCGTTCGCGGAGGCCCGCCGGTGGAGCCGGTACGTCGGGATCGTCGCCAACGACGCCGACGCAGTCGAGCGGTTCGTCCGCGAACACGGCGTCGAGAACGACTACGCGCTCCGCAACTGGGACAAGTGGGGGACGCTCGGCGACGTCTACGACGAGGCCGACACGCCCCGACACGTCTTCGTGGGGACCTCCCCGTCCGACCGCCGCGTCGCGACGCACGTCGGCTTCGAGTACCGCCCGATCCGCGAGGCGGCCGAGCGGGCCGACTGGGAGCTCATCGAGCCCCGGTCCGTCGATGACTCCGGCTTCATTGACCGCATCCGGCGCGCGGTGAACGACCGGCTTCGGTGA